A genome region from Pseudomonas pergaminensis includes the following:
- a CDS encoding branched-chain amino acid ABC transporter permease has translation MSEKNPLPFAKTQSKAMLLWVLAVLIGLPLILPSATLATEILIFAMAALACNLLLGYTGLLSFGQGIFFGAGAYCAALLMIHLQLGLFTALLGAAIAGGFLALLVGALAIRRTGIYFVMLTLAFSQMAYFVAYTLSDWTGGDNGLLSVPRPEIRLGDTVLLSLADARAFYGFVAVLFLLIFIGARRVIASPFGSTLMAIRENETRASAIGYDTRHFKILVFVLSGAVTGIAGALYAMLLHFVPLSNIDLAMSENILIMTIVGGTGSLFGSLLGAGSIVLLGDFLSDLWPRWLMLLGVILILVVIFMRGGLWGGLASLFEKVRGSRKSVVVAKEEGL, from the coding sequence ATGAGCGAGAAAAATCCCCTGCCGTTTGCCAAGACCCAGTCCAAGGCCATGTTGCTGTGGGTGCTGGCGGTGCTGATCGGCCTGCCGTTGATATTGCCTTCGGCGACCCTGGCCACCGAGATCCTGATCTTTGCCATGGCCGCCCTGGCCTGCAACCTGTTGCTGGGCTACACCGGATTATTATCATTCGGCCAAGGCATCTTCTTCGGCGCCGGCGCGTATTGCGCGGCGCTGCTGATGATCCACCTGCAACTGGGGCTGTTCACCGCATTGCTCGGCGCCGCCATCGCCGGTGGGTTCCTGGCCTTGCTGGTGGGCGCCCTGGCGATCCGCCGCACCGGCATCTACTTTGTGATGCTGACCCTGGCCTTCAGTCAGATGGCCTACTTCGTCGCCTACACCCTCAGTGACTGGACCGGCGGCGACAACGGCCTGCTCAGCGTGCCGCGCCCGGAGATTCGCCTGGGGGACACCGTGTTGTTGTCGCTGGCCGATGCCCGTGCCTTCTACGGTTTTGTCGCGGTGCTGTTCCTGCTGATCTTCATCGGCGCACGCCGGGTGATTGCCTCGCCCTTCGGCAGCACGCTGATGGCGATCCGCGAAAACGAAACCCGTGCCTCGGCCATCGGCTATGACACACGCCACTTCAAGATTCTGGTGTTTGTGCTGTCCGGCGCGGTGACCGGGATTGCCGGGGCGCTGTACGCGATGCTGCTGCACTTTGTGCCGTTGTCGAATATCGACCTGGCGATGTCCGAGAACATCCTGATCATGACCATCGTCGGCGGCACCGGCTCGTTGTTCGGCTCGTTGCTGGGCGCCGGCTCCATCGTGCTGCTCGGAGATTTCCTCTCCGACCTGTGGCCACGCTGGCTAATGCTGCTGGGGGTGATCCTGATCCTGGTGGTGATCTTCATGCGCGGCGGCTTGTGGGGCGGCCTGGCGTCGCTGTTCGAGAAGGTGCGCGGCAGCCGCAAGAGCGTCGTCGTCGCCAAGGAGGAAGGGCTATGA
- a CDS encoding FadR/GntR family transcriptional regulator, whose protein sequence is MLSRPLRRKRQKLSDVIVESVKRSIVTDALKPGDRLPTERELMESFQCSKGSAREALKALEVEGLVSTRTGPSGGAYLNQAGTEPASRALRNYLHFQHLDGEQVYQLRKVIEVELAVSVLGRLSEDDYQALQDNVDFCSAPEDSEAGQREQRLAELEFHNLLAKACPNPLLSFMAQFLNDLLRDLVVLKKAYKPKRKQFDAANLDYHKQLLAAFRAGDESAVRSLMHEHMCDAEHHMTALEGQVSPHFLLEFDHTH, encoded by the coding sequence ATGCTAAGCCGCCCGCTGAGACGCAAACGCCAGAAGCTGTCCGATGTGATTGTCGAGTCGGTCAAGCGCTCCATCGTCACCGACGCCCTGAAGCCCGGCGACCGCCTGCCCACCGAACGTGAGCTGATGGAGAGTTTCCAGTGCTCCAAGGGCTCGGCCCGTGAGGCGCTCAAGGCCCTGGAAGTGGAAGGCCTGGTAAGCACGCGCACCGGCCCCAGCGGCGGCGCGTACCTGAACCAGGCGGGCACCGAGCCGGCCAGCCGCGCCTTGCGCAACTACCTGCACTTCCAGCACCTGGACGGCGAGCAGGTGTACCAATTGCGCAAAGTCATCGAAGTGGAGTTGGCCGTGTCGGTGTTGGGGCGCCTCAGCGAAGACGACTACCAGGCCCTGCAAGACAACGTGGACTTCTGCAGCGCCCCGGAAGACAGCGAGGCCGGCCAACGCGAGCAACGCCTGGCGGAACTGGAGTTCCATAACCTGCTGGCCAAGGCCTGCCCCAACCCGCTGCTGAGTTTCATGGCGCAATTTCTCAACGACCTGCTGCGCGACCTGGTGGTGCTGAAAAAAGCCTACAAGCCCAAGCGCAAGCAATTCGACGCGGCCAACCTGGATTATCACAAGCAGTTGCTGGCTGCCTTTCGCGCCGGGGATGAAAGCGCGGTGCGCAGCTTGATGCATGAGCACATGTGCGATGCCGAACACCACATGACCGCCCTTGAAGGCCAGGTCAGCCCGCATTTTCTACTGGAGTTCGATCACACCCACTGA
- a CDS encoding Zn-dependent hydrolase, translating into MNSFAQPLKSNAPLINRERLWQSLMDLAQLGATVKGGVCRLALTDLDRQARDLFVQWCEAAGCSVSVDAIGNIFARRAGRNPALPPVMTGSHIDTQPTGGKFDGCYGVMAGLEVIRTLNDLKIETQAPIEVVVWTNEEGSRFPPCMMGSGVFAGKFDLQDTLDKLDDQGLSVGAELQRIGYAGSRAVLGHPVGAYFEAHIEQGPVLEDQATTIGVVMGCLGQKWFDLTFTGVEAHAGPTPMHLRKDALVGAAEVVSAVNRIAHQQQPHACGTVGCLSLHPGSRNVIPGQVHMTLDLRHLHADTLQAMVDEVRGVIEATAARHGLTFELTPTADFPPLDFAPACVNAVREGAEALGLSHMDIVSGAGHDAIFVAELGPAGMIFVPCEGGISHNEIENAAPDDLAAGCAVLLRAMVNAAQGEIA; encoded by the coding sequence ATGAATAGTTTTGCGCAACCGCTCAAGAGCAACGCCCCGCTAATCAACCGCGAGCGCCTGTGGCAATCGCTGATGGACCTGGCCCAACTGGGCGCCACGGTAAAAGGCGGCGTGTGCCGCCTGGCCCTCACCGACCTCGACCGCCAGGCCCGCGACCTGTTTGTGCAATGGTGCGAGGCCGCCGGGTGCAGCGTCAGCGTTGACGCCATCGGCAACATCTTTGCGCGCCGTGCCGGGCGCAATCCGGCCCTGCCCCCGGTGATGACCGGCAGCCATATCGACACCCAACCCACCGGCGGCAAGTTCGACGGGTGCTACGGGGTAATGGCGGGACTGGAAGTCATCCGCACCCTGAATGATTTGAAGATTGAAACCCAAGCGCCGATCGAAGTGGTGGTGTGGACCAACGAAGAAGGCTCGCGTTTTCCGCCGTGCATGATGGGTTCCGGGGTGTTTGCCGGTAAGTTCGATTTGCAGGACACCCTCGATAAGCTCGATGACCAGGGCCTGTCAGTCGGCGCCGAATTGCAGCGCATCGGATACGCCGGATCCCGCGCCGTGCTCGGCCACCCGGTCGGTGCCTACTTCGAAGCGCATATCGAACAAGGCCCGGTACTGGAAGACCAGGCCACCACCATTGGCGTGGTCATGGGTTGCCTGGGCCAGAAGTGGTTCGACCTGACCTTCACCGGCGTCGAGGCCCACGCCGGCCCGACGCCGATGCACCTGCGCAAGGACGCCCTGGTCGGCGCCGCCGAGGTGGTCAGCGCAGTCAACCGCATCGCCCATCAACAGCAGCCCCACGCCTGCGGTACGGTCGGTTGCCTGAGCCTGCACCCCGGTTCGCGCAACGTGATTCCCGGCCAGGTGCACATGACCCTCGACCTGCGCCACCTGCACGCGGACACGCTGCAAGCCATGGTCGATGAAGTGCGCGGCGTGATCGAAGCCACGGCCGCCAGGCACGGGTTGACGTTCGAACTGACCCCCACCGCCGACTTCCCGCCGCTGGACTTCGCCCCGGCCTGCGTCAACGCCGTGCGTGAAGGTGCCGAGGCCTTGGGCTTGAGCCATATGGACATCGTCAGCGGCGCCGGGCACGACGCGATTTTTGTCGCGGAGCTGGGCCCGGCCGGGATGATTTTCGTGCCGTGCGAAGGCGGCATCAGCCATAACGAAATCGAAAACGCCGCGCCGGACGACCTGGCGGCGGGCTGCGCGGTATTACTGCGGGCCATGGTTAATGCAGCCCAGGGGGAAATCGCATGA
- a CDS encoding alpha/beta fold hydrolase — protein sequence MTVARHLLCACLWLTAGTAAAQPLIPPTAIDWLLDCPFPTADRLDPEVLERTQCGTVSVPRNHAAPRQGNLRLYLTRVGARDPLNRLGVVFAQAGDTARKHQGGTFAISLTSLWGAHANPAYRTLVNRYDVIELSTRDLSNETAIEQAVQDLEFVRSQLGDAQMFYLGHATAARLGNHYAAQFPERVARMVLVNGQQPGTAAPLVEQLRLKEPVKQDASACINRWVGDFLVYGKQPPRSTRCLDSANAE from the coding sequence ATGACTGTTGCAAGACACCTGCTGTGCGCCTGCCTCTGGCTGACCGCAGGCACTGCCGCTGCCCAGCCGCTGATTCCCCCCACCGCCATCGACTGGCTGCTGGACTGCCCTTTCCCCACCGCTGACCGCCTGGACCCCGAGGTGCTGGAACGCACCCAATGCGGCACTGTGTCCGTACCGCGCAACCATGCCGCGCCCCGGCAAGGCAACCTGCGCCTTTACTTGACCCGCGTCGGTGCCAGAGACCCATTGAACCGGCTAGGCGTGGTGTTTGCCCAGGCCGGCGACACCGCACGCAAGCACCAGGGCGGCACCTTTGCCATCAGCCTGACCAGCCTCTGGGGCGCCCACGCCAACCCGGCCTATCGCACACTGGTCAACCGCTACGATGTCATCGAACTGAGCACCCGCGACCTCAGCAACGAGACCGCCATCGAACAGGCGGTTCAAGACCTGGAGTTCGTCCGTAGCCAACTCGGCGATGCCCAAATGTTCTACCTGGGCCACGCCACTGCCGCCCGCCTGGGTAACCATTACGCCGCGCAGTTTCCCGAACGGGTGGCGCGCATGGTGCTGGTCAACGGGCAACAGCCCGGGACGGCCGCTCCCCTGGTCGAACAGTTGCGCCTCAAAGAGCCGGTCAAACAGGACGCCAGCGCGTGTATCAACCGCTGGGTGGGCGACTTCCTGGTCTACGGCAAGCAACCGCCGCGATCCACGCGTTGCCTTGATTCCGCAAACGCGGAGTAG
- a CDS encoding MacB family efflux pump subunit, translating into MTTPLIELKNIRKSYGGGDSPQVDVLRGIDLAIHAGEFVAIVGASGSGKSTLMNILGCLDRPSVGDYLFAGENVAHLDSDELAWLRREAFGFVFQGYHLIPSGSAQENVEMPAIYAGISATERHARANALLTRLGLAERTGNRPHQLSGGQQQRVSIARALMNGGHIILADEPTGALDSHSGAEVMTLLDELASQGHVVILITHDREVAARANRIIEIRDGLIISDSADDSDAVPVATTGALQAVDLRQRLADGAEHNGAWKAELVDAVQAAWRVMWINRFRTALTLLGIIIGVASVVVMLAVGEGSKRQVMAQMGAFGSNILYLSGSSPNPRTPMGIVTLNDVHALAALPQVQRIMPVNGSEAGVRFGNVDYMAYVGGNDTNFPAIFNWPVVEGNYFTAADERAAATVAVIGHRVREKLFKGEVDPIGQYILIENVPFQVIGVLAEKGASSGNKDSDDRIAIPYTAASVRLFGNYNPEYVVIAAADARKVHEAEVAIDQLMQKLHNGKRDYELTNNAAMIQAEARTQNTLSLMLGSIAAISLLVGGIGVMNIMLMTVRERTREIGIRMATGARQRDILRQFLTEAVMLSVVGGLCGIALAVLVGGVLVLAEVAVQFSLVAVLGAFGCALVTGVVFGFMPARKAARLDPVKALTSE; encoded by the coding sequence GTGACCACGCCCCTGATCGAACTCAAGAACATCCGCAAGTCCTACGGCGGCGGCGACAGCCCGCAGGTCGACGTATTGCGCGGCATCGACCTGGCCATCCATGCCGGGGAATTCGTCGCCATCGTCGGCGCTTCCGGCTCCGGCAAGTCCACGCTGATGAATATCCTCGGCTGCCTCGACCGTCCAAGCGTCGGCGACTACCTCTTCGCCGGCGAGAACGTCGCGCACTTGGACAGTGACGAACTGGCCTGGCTGCGCCGCGAAGCCTTTGGCTTTGTGTTCCAGGGCTACCACTTGATTCCCTCGGGCTCGGCCCAGGAAAACGTCGAGATGCCGGCGATCTATGCCGGTATCAGCGCCACCGAGCGCCATGCCCGCGCCAACGCCCTGCTCACGCGCCTGGGCCTGGCCGAGCGCACCGGCAACCGTCCGCATCAGCTTTCCGGTGGCCAACAGCAACGGGTGTCCATCGCCCGCGCGTTGATGAACGGCGGGCATATCATCCTTGCCGACGAACCCACGGGCGCCCTCGACAGCCACAGCGGCGCCGAGGTCATGACCCTGCTGGACGAGCTGGCCAGCCAGGGCCACGTGGTGATCCTGATCACCCACGACCGCGAAGTCGCGGCGCGGGCCAACCGCATCATCGAGATTCGCGACGGCTTGATCATCAGTGACTCGGCCGATGACAGCGACGCCGTCCCCGTCGCCACGACCGGCGCCCTGCAAGCCGTGGACCTGCGCCAGCGCCTGGCCGACGGCGCCGAGCACAATGGCGCCTGGAAAGCCGAACTGGTGGACGCGGTGCAAGCCGCCTGGCGAGTGATGTGGATCAACCGTTTCCGTACCGCGCTGACGCTGCTGGGCATCATTATCGGCGTGGCATCGGTGGTGGTGATGCTGGCGGTGGGCGAAGGCAGCAAGCGCCAGGTCATGGCGCAGATGGGTGCGTTCGGCTCCAACATTCTCTACCTCAGTGGGTCGTCGCCCAACCCGCGCACGCCCATGGGGATCGTGACCCTCAACGATGTCCATGCGCTGGCGGCTTTGCCCCAGGTGCAGCGCATCATGCCGGTCAATGGCAGCGAGGCCGGGGTGCGTTTCGGCAACGTTGACTACATGGCCTATGTGGGCGGCAACGACACCAACTTCCCGGCGATTTTCAATTGGCCGGTGGTCGAGGGCAATTACTTCACCGCAGCCGATGAGCGCGCAGCCGCCACCGTCGCGGTGATCGGTCATCGCGTGCGTGAGAAGCTGTTCAAGGGTGAGGTCGACCCTATCGGCCAGTACATCCTGATTGAAAACGTGCCGTTCCAGGTGATCGGCGTACTCGCGGAAAAAGGCGCCAGCTCCGGCAACAAGGACAGTGACGACCGTATTGCCATCCCCTACACCGCCGCCAGCGTGCGCCTGTTCGGCAACTACAACCCCGAATATGTGGTGATCGCCGCAGCCGACGCGCGCAAGGTGCACGAGGCCGAGGTGGCCATCGACCAGTTGATGCAAAAGCTGCACAACGGCAAGCGTGATTACGAGTTGACCAACAACGCCGCGATGATCCAGGCCGAGGCCCGCACGCAGAATACGCTGTCGCTGATGCTGGGTTCGATTGCCGCGATTTCCCTGCTGGTGGGCGGCATCGGGGTGATGAACATCATGTTGATGACCGTGCGCGAGCGTACCCGTGAAATCGGCATTCGCATGGCGACCGGTGCACGCCAGCGCGACATCCTGCGCCAGTTCCTCACCGAGGCGGTGATGCTCTCGGTGGTCGGTGGCCTGTGCGGTATCGCCCTGGCCGTGCTGGTGGGCGGCGTGCTGGTGCTGGCCGAGGTGGCGGTGCAGTTTTCCCTGGTGGCCGTGCTGGGCGCATTTGGTTGCGCCCTGGTCACCGGCGTCGTATTCGGCTTTATGCCGGCCCGTAAAGCTGCCCGGCTCGATCCGGTTAAGGCGTTGACCAGTGAATAA
- a CDS encoding ABC transporter substrate-binding protein, translated as MQRRTLLKASLTAAAALSLPLSVRSAFAAEPFTFYGLKSMSGAFASYGKFADMGSRLAVEQHPELLGRPLNYKVIDTEGNAGKAVRKVQEAIQQDGARFFQGCTLSSSALAVAKEVDKVGGVFMTPVGADEVTGKDCNPATFRWSVPTYGAIRETLVPLIKLLPDAKRWYTITPQYVFGEALLEGAKNVLKENGLEHIGNSYHSLQEQEFSGYLTNAIAAKPDVLVLLNFGSQSSNTLRQAVNFGIKERMKVLLVWSAGLDQFQELGSDVLEGVYLGAQYWHQVDTPLNRELVKLTQAKYGINPTYPLAADYISTKVMLDTIIATGSFDGPTVAKAMQGLSFEGPTGKESIRAGDHQVIKDYYLLIGKATADMADKDDLAKVLSAGQSFPPVEATGCTLG; from the coding sequence ATGCAGCGTCGTACGTTGTTGAAAGCCAGTCTCACCGCCGCCGCCGCCCTCAGCCTTCCGCTGAGCGTGCGTTCGGCATTCGCCGCCGAGCCCTTTACCTTTTACGGCCTCAAGTCCATGTCTGGCGCGTTTGCCAGCTATGGCAAATTTGCCGACATGGGTTCACGCCTGGCCGTGGAGCAACACCCCGAACTGCTCGGCCGCCCGCTGAACTACAAGGTCATCGACACCGAAGGCAACGCCGGCAAGGCCGTGCGCAAGGTGCAGGAAGCCATCCAGCAGGACGGCGCGCGGTTCTTCCAGGGCTGCACCTTGTCATCGTCGGCACTGGCGGTGGCCAAGGAAGTGGACAAGGTCGGTGGCGTATTCATGACCCCGGTAGGCGCCGATGAAGTTACCGGCAAGGACTGTAACCCTGCGACCTTCCGCTGGTCGGTGCCCACCTATGGTGCCATCCGCGAGACCCTGGTGCCGCTGATCAAGCTGCTGCCGGACGCCAAGCGTTGGTACACCATCACCCCGCAATACGTGTTCGGCGAAGCGCTGCTCGAAGGCGCGAAGAATGTGCTCAAGGAAAACGGCCTAGAACACATCGGCAACAGCTACCACTCGTTGCAGGAACAGGAGTTCTCCGGCTACCTGACCAACGCCATCGCCGCCAAGCCCGATGTGCTGGTGCTGCTCAACTTTGGCAGCCAGTCGTCCAACACCCTGCGCCAGGCGGTCAACTTCGGCATCAAGGAACGCATGAAGGTGCTGCTGGTGTGGTCCGCCGGCCTCGACCAGTTCCAGGAGCTGGGCAGCGATGTGCTGGAGGGCGTGTACCTCGGCGCGCAGTACTGGCACCAGGTCGACACCCCGCTCAACCGTGAACTGGTCAAGCTCACCCAGGCCAAATACGGCATCAACCCCACCTACCCGCTGGCCGCCGACTACATCAGCACCAAGGTCATGCTCGACACCATCATCGCCACCGGCAGCTTTGACGGGCCGACCGTGGCCAAGGCCATGCAGGGCCTGAGCTTCGAAGGCCCCACCGGCAAGGAATCGATCCGCGCCGGCGACCACCAGGTGATCAAGGATTACTACCTGCTGATCGGCAAGGCCACGGCCGACATGGCCGACAAGGATGACCTGGCCAAGGTGCTCAGTGCCGGCCAGTCGTTCCCGCCAGTGGAAGCCACGGGCTGCACGCTCGGCTGA
- a CDS encoding branched-chain amino acid ABC transporter permease — protein sequence MLNLYLFQILNGLGLGMIYFLIAVGLTIIFGLLNFVNFAHGAFFLLGAYICYTAVSLTGNFWLALLIAPLVVAALAWAIERLLIQRIYHLPHMFQILVTLGIALIIQEASVMIWGPVGKSVAVPELLRGVLVVGDFVYPYYRLFLIVFSGLVGLGLWLLLERTRFGALVRAGSESTETVSLLGTNIFRLFSMTFALGVALAGVAGVLFAPLRGAQPFVGPEILGVAFVVVVIGGMGSFSGALVGGLLVGVVQSLMTTLWPQGASLMIYGAMAVVILVRPYGLFGRA from the coding sequence ATGCTAAATCTTTACCTGTTCCAGATCCTCAACGGCCTTGGGTTGGGGATGATCTACTTCCTGATCGCGGTCGGGCTGACAATCATTTTCGGCCTGCTCAACTTCGTCAATTTCGCCCACGGTGCGTTCTTCCTGCTGGGCGCCTACATCTGCTACACCGCCGTGAGCCTCACCGGCAACTTCTGGCTGGCGCTGCTGATCGCGCCGTTGGTGGTGGCCGCGTTGGCCTGGGCCATCGAGCGATTGCTGATCCAGCGGATCTACCACTTGCCGCACATGTTCCAGATCCTGGTGACCCTGGGCATCGCGCTGATCATCCAGGAAGCCAGCGTGATGATCTGGGGCCCGGTGGGCAAGAGCGTCGCCGTGCCGGAACTGCTGCGCGGCGTGCTGGTGGTGGGTGACTTCGTCTACCCCTACTACCGCCTGTTCCTCATCGTATTCTCCGGGTTGGTCGGCCTGGGCCTGTGGCTACTGCTGGAACGCACGCGCTTCGGCGCCCTGGTGCGGGCCGGCAGTGAAAGCACCGAAACCGTGTCGCTGCTGGGCACGAACATTTTCCGCCTGTTCTCCATGACCTTCGCCCTCGGCGTAGCCCTGGCCGGCGTTGCGGGCGTGCTGTTCGCTCCATTGCGCGGCGCCCAGCCCTTCGTTGGCCCGGAGATTCTCGGCGTCGCCTTCGTGGTGGTGGTGATCGGCGGCATGGGCTCGTTCAGCGGTGCGCTGGTCGGCGGTTTGCTGGTGGGCGTGGTGCAAAGCCTGATGACCACACTCTGGCCCCAGGGTGCGAGCCTGATGATCTATGGCGCCATGGCCGTGGTGATTCTGGTCCGTCCCTACGGCCTGTTCGGGAGAGCCTGA
- a CDS encoding ABC transporter ATP-binding protein, which translates to MSILLETKDLELAYGAFHAVNGVNLKVEAGTIHTIIGPNGAGKTSLFHCLTGERQATAGAIHFDGRNLMRKPAHGRVGLGMARSFQLTSLFQNLSVRENLRLAAQGRDGARALNFWRRVDSKREHLEMADQVLERLQLTARADTLAGELSHGQQRVLEVGMSICSKPKLLMLDEPTSGMGIDDIPIMTQLISDLGRDHTVLLIEHNMSIVMSISQRITVMSHGQILVEGTPEFVRADERVRTAYLGEAA; encoded by the coding sequence ATGAGCATCCTGCTGGAAACCAAAGACCTGGAACTCGCCTATGGCGCGTTCCACGCGGTGAATGGCGTGAACCTCAAGGTCGAGGCCGGCACCATCCACACCATCATCGGCCCCAACGGCGCCGGCAAGACCAGCCTGTTCCACTGCCTCACCGGCGAGCGCCAGGCCACGGCCGGGGCGATTCATTTCGACGGCAGGAACCTGATGCGCAAGCCGGCCCACGGCCGTGTGGGCCTGGGCATGGCGCGCTCGTTCCAGCTCACCAGCCTGTTCCAGAACCTCAGCGTGCGCGAAAACCTGCGCCTCGCCGCCCAGGGCCGCGACGGTGCACGCGCACTGAATTTCTGGCGCCGCGTGGACAGCAAGCGCGAACACCTGGAGATGGCCGACCAGGTGCTGGAACGCCTGCAACTCACGGCCCGCGCCGACACCCTGGCCGGTGAGTTGTCCCACGGCCAGCAGCGGGTGCTGGAGGTGGGCATGTCGATCTGCTCCAAACCGAAACTGTTGATGCTGGATGAGCCCACCTCGGGCATGGGCATCGACGATATCCCGATCATGACCCAGCTGATCAGCGACCTCGGCCGCGACCACACGGTGCTGCTGATCGAACACAACATGAGCATTGTCATGTCCATCAGCCAACGCATCACAGTGATGAGCCACGGCCAGATCCTGGTGGAAGGCACGCCGGAATTCGTGCGCGCCGATGAACGTGTGCGCACTGCATACCTTGGGGAGGCTGCCTGA
- a CDS encoding efflux transporter outer membrane subunit, with the protein MNKRSLCVSGLCVFLSACAGNPAALDSGIAPPAAWQYAERDAAQATNQQWWTQFGSPQLNRLVDQARRDSFDVAAATARVRQAQASAVIAGAPLLPEVKFNLATSHQKLLRGKGGPDLDASQSDDAVDNFGANLTASYEVDFWGGRAAARDSALQSLRASEFDQATVELTLLSSVADRYAQTLAAHQREQIAALNLANARNVLDLVQTRYDAGSATALELAQQKSLVASQQRQLPLIQQLAEESRITLAALLGQPVQALNLGAEPFQALTWPDIGVGMPSQLLSRRPDIAKAEAQLAAAQADVTVARAAMLPAVTLGATLGSDAYKAMDVLRSPYYTLTAGLVGPIFNNGRLSAERDKARARQDELLQTYRGAIINGFADVEKALSSITRLDQQRQWQTEELQQAQSAFQIAESRYQAGAEDLLTVLETQRTLYAAQDENVQLRLSRLQASIALYKALGGGWQIQRSDKQGF; encoded by the coding sequence GTGAATAAACGATCCCTGTGCGTGTCCGGCCTGTGCGTGTTCCTCAGTGCCTGCGCCGGCAACCCTGCCGCCCTCGACAGCGGCATCGCCCCGCCCGCCGCCTGGCAGTACGCCGAGCGTGACGCGGCGCAAGCCACCAACCAGCAGTGGTGGACCCAATTCGGCAGCCCGCAGTTGAACCGCCTGGTCGACCAGGCCCGCCGCGACAGCTTCGACGTGGCCGCCGCTACGGCCCGTGTGCGCCAGGCCCAGGCCAGCGCGGTGATTGCCGGTGCACCGTTGTTGCCGGAAGTGAAGTTCAACCTCGCCACCAGCCATCAGAAATTGCTGCGCGGCAAAGGTGGGCCGGACCTTGACGCATCACAAAGCGATGACGCCGTCGATAACTTTGGTGCCAACCTCACCGCCAGTTACGAAGTGGACTTCTGGGGTGGCCGCGCGGCCGCCCGTGACAGCGCCCTGCAGAGCCTGCGCGCCAGCGAGTTTGACCAAGCCACGGTGGAATTGACCTTGCTCAGCAGCGTGGCGGACCGCTATGCCCAGACCCTCGCCGCCCACCAGCGCGAGCAGATCGCCGCGCTGAACCTGGCCAATGCACGCAACGTGCTCGACCTGGTACAAACCCGCTACGACGCCGGCTCCGCCACCGCCCTGGAACTGGCCCAGCAAAAAAGCCTGGTGGCCAGCCAGCAGCGCCAGTTACCGCTGATCCAGCAACTGGCCGAAGAATCTCGCATCACCCTCGCCGCCCTGCTCGGCCAGCCGGTGCAGGCGCTGAACCTGGGGGCAGAACCGTTCCAGGCACTCACCTGGCCGGACATCGGCGTTGGCATGCCCAGCCAATTGCTCAGCCGCCGGCCCGATATCGCCAAGGCCGAGGCTCAGTTGGCAGCGGCCCAGGCCGACGTCACCGTGGCGCGCGCGGCGATGCTGCCCGCCGTCACCCTCGGCGCGACCCTGGGTTCGGATGCCTACAAAGCCATGGATGTGCTGCGCAGCCCCTACTACACGCTGACCGCCGGCCTGGTGGGTCCGATCTTCAACAACGGTCGTTTAAGCGCTGAACGCGACAAGGCCCGCGCCCGCCAGGATGAACTGCTGCAAACCTATCGTGGCGCGATCATCAACGGCTTTGCCGATGTGGAAAAAGCCCTCAGCAGCATCACTCGCCTCGACCAGCAACGCCAATGGCAAACGGAAGAACTGCAACAGGCGCAGAGTGCCTTTCAGATCGCCGAGAGCCGCTACCAGGCAGGCGCCGAAGACCTGCTCACGGTGCTGGAAACCCAGCGCACGCTGTATGCGGCGCAGGACGAGAACGTGCAACTGCGCCTGTCACGCCTGCAAGCCAGCATCGCCTTGTACAAAGCGCTGGGGGGCGGTTGGCAAATACAGCGCTCTGATAAGCAAGGGTTCTGA
- a CDS encoding ABC transporter ATP-binding protein, which translates to MLIVENIHSYYDKSHVLEGVSLTVNPGELVTLLGRNGAGKTTTLRSILGIICPRQGQIHFNGQALVGQKIFEIARQGLALVPENRGIFRLLTVEENLRIAARKTSRWQLEDVYGMFPRLKERRKNAGHALSGGEQQMLAIARALLNDPKLLILDEPTEGLAPVIVDELVKILRKVKDDGLPVLLVEQNLMVCDKLADRHYVLEQGRVVYEGRAEAFRADPTIKNRYLALSA; encoded by the coding sequence ATGCTGATCGTCGAGAATATCCACTCCTACTACGACAAGAGCCACGTGCTGGAAGGCGTGTCGCTGACCGTCAACCCCGGTGAGCTGGTGACGCTGCTGGGCCGTAATGGCGCCGGCAAGACCACCACCCTGCGCAGCATCCTCGGCATCATTTGCCCGCGCCAGGGCCAGATCCACTTCAACGGCCAGGCGCTGGTGGGCCAGAAGATCTTTGAAATCGCCCGCCAGGGCTTGGCGTTGGTGCCGGAGAACCGTGGGATTTTCCGCCTGCTCACGGTCGAGGAAAACCTGCGCATCGCTGCGCGCAAGACCAGCCGCTGGCAGCTCGAAGACGTGTACGGCATGTTCCCGCGCCTCAAGGAACGGCGCAAAAACGCTGGCCACGCGCTGTCCGGCGGCGAGCAACAGATGCTCGCCATCGCCCGCGCGCTGCTCAACGACCCCAAACTGCTGATCCTCGATGAACCCACCGAAGGCCTGGCCCCGGTCATCGTCGACGAGCTGGTGAAGATCCTGCGCAAGGTCAAGGACGACGGCCTGCCGGTGCTACTGGTGGAACAAAACCTGATGGTCTGCGACAAGCTCGCCGACCGCCATTACGTACTTGAACAGGGCCGTGTCGTATACGAAGGCCGCGCCGAAGCTTTCCGCGCCGACCCTACGATCAAAAACCGTTATTTGGCCCTGAGTGCCTGA